Genomic DNA from Streptomyces sp. PCS3-D2:
AGCCCGCGGGCCGGCCCACGTGGGCGACCCTGCCACAGGGCCCGTGGTCCTTGACTTCCCGCTGGTCGAGGGCCGGCCCGCGGCCCGGGCGGGCGTGGTGTCCTGGCGCCACGCCGGCCAGGACGTCGCGCTCCTGCGGCTGGACGCACCCGTGGCGGGGACACGCCCGGCACCGCTCGTCGACGGCACCTCGGTCTGGGGCCACACGTTCCGCGCGCTGGGCTACCCGTACGGAGCCGACCAGGGCATCTGGGCATCCGGGGTGCTACGGGCCGGGCAGGGCTCCGGCTGGGTGCAGATGGAGGTCCGTGGGAGCGGTCCGACCATCGTGGGCGGGTTCAGCGGATCGCCCGTCTGGGACGACACCCAGGACGGCGTGGTCGGCATGACGGTTGCCGCACACCAGGGCGACCGCACCGCCTACCTGTTGCCCTCCGCCGACCTGGTCGACGGGCGGACGCTGCGCCCGCGCTGCCCGTTCCAGGGGCTGGCACCCTTCGCCGAAGACGGGGCGGAGTTCTTCCACGGACGCGACGACGACACCCGGCGGGTTTTCCGGGCGGTGTCGCGACGACCGGTCACCCTGGTCGTCGGCCCCTCGGGATGCGGTAAGTCTTCGCTGGTCAGAGCCGGAGTGCTGCCGAAGGCGCGAGGTGCGGGGATGGACGTCTCCGCAGTGCGCGCGGTACCCGGCGTACCGGCCGCCGCGGTGCTGGCCAGGGCCCTGACCGACCTGCTCGATCCCGCACCCGGTGAGGTGGAACGGCTCGCCCGGACGGAGAAACTGGCCCGGCTGTTGGAGGCGGGCCGTGACGTACCGGCCGAGCTACGGTCCCGGCTGCTGGCCCGGCCCGGCGCCGCGCCCGCCGGGCACCTGCTCTTCGTGGACCAGCTGGAGGAGTATGCGGTCGGCGCCCCCGAAGACGCCCGGGAGCTGTTCCGGCTGCTGGCCGCCCTCGCGGGCCGGGAAGGCGCCACACTGCTGCGGGTGGTGGCCACCGGGCGCCTGGGCTCGCTGGAGGCCCTGGTGACCCCGGAGACATCCGAACTGGCCGGAGAGGCCGTCGAGTTCCTCGCGCCCTTGGCTGGTGAAGCCCTGGAGCGCGCGGTGACCGCGCCCGTCGACGCCGAGCCCGGTCTGTGGTTCGAGCCCGGACTGCCCCAGCGGATCGTCGCGGACGCCGCCGACGCACCGGGGCGGATGACCCTGGTGCAGTTCGCGCTCACCCAACTGTGGGAACGCCGCAGCCGCTCGATGCTGACGCATGCCGTCTACGACGAACTGGGCGGTGTCGCGGGCGCCCTGGTCGGGTACGCCGACGAGAGTCTCGAGTCCCTGACGGATCGGGAGCGCCGCTCCGCACGACGGCTGTTGGTCCAGCTGGCCCGGCCCGAAGGAGACGGCTTCGTACGCAGGCCCACCCGAATCGGCGATCTGCCACCCGAACTCGTCCCGGTCGCACGGGAACTGGCGACGGGCAAGCTCGTCGTCCTCTCCCCGGCCCCGGACGGCTCCGGTGAGATCGTCGACCTCGCGCACGAAGCCCTCACCCGACTGTGGCTGCAACTGAACAGGTGGCTCACTGACACCCGCGAGTTCCGCACCTGGCAGGAGCAGTTGCGCACCGATCTGCGGCGCTGGGAGGCCCATGGGCGTGAGGCCGCCCGGCTGCTCGGCGGCACCGAGCTGGCGGAGGCACAGCGGCGCCTCGCCGACCATCCGGACGACACCACTGCCGAGGAGACCGACTACGTCCGGCTGAGCACCCGGGCCGCCCGGCGCGGCGCCCGGATTCGACGCGCCGCCGTGGCCACGCTCGCCGCCCTGACCTGCCTCGCGGCGATCTTCGCCCTCCTCGCCTGGCAGGGGCTGCGGCGCACCGAGGACCAACTGCGCGTCCAGGCGGCCGGCCTGCTCGCCCTGGCGGCTGACGACATGCCGGGCCGCGAACCGGCCACCGCGCTGCAACTCGCGCTCGCCGCCAGGAGCACCAAACGGACCACCAAGACCGCCGAGGCACTGCTGCGGCAGTACGTACGCCAGCCGGACCTCCTGCACTCCTACCCCTCCGTCTGGGAGGGGAACGTCAGCGGCATGGACGCCACCCCCGACGGCCGGACCCTGGTGGTTGCCGCCCGGCCCCTCGGGGGCGGCGACCGGTACGTGTTCACCCTGGTCACCGGGGCGCTCGACGGCCGGATCCGGACCCGGAGGCTGGGCGGAGAAGTGCAGGCACGGTACGAGAGCGCCATCAGTCCCGACGGCCGCCTGTTCGCCGTGTCCTCGCCCGATGCGATACGGCTGTGGCGCCTCGACAGCCCGGACCACCCCGAGACGCTCCCGCTCCCCGTCCGTGAGCTGCCTGATGGCGCGGGCAGTTCCGTCGACTTCAGCTCGGACGGAACCCGCCTGCTGCGCACCCTCACCGACCACACGATGGAGTGCTACAACGGGACCCGGCCTTGCGTGGCCGCGTTCGCCGACGCGTGGGAGGTGCCCTCCGGCCGGCGCCTGACCGTCGCCGCCGACCTGCTGCCCCGGACCCGTGTGGGGGAGGTCGCCTTCACCGGCGACGCCGATACCGTGGTCATGGGCATCTCCGACCCCAAGGCCCCGCAGCAGCTGACGGTCAAGGACCTCGCCAGCGGCCGGACGCTCTACACCGCGGGACCCTCCCCCGACGCAGCCGACGGGACGTTCGAACTCAAGGCGGGCGGCGAACTCGCCTTCTGGACCGAAGGAGGCCGGGCCTACAGCCGCCCGCTGGGCCGTACCCCAGGGGCGGTCACAGAACTGCCCTCGCTCGCGTCCCAGCAACGGGGGACGGAAGCATCAGGAGTCTACGAGCAGTACGGGCCCGGGCTTGGCTATGAGGAGAGCACCCCGGGCGGTTACGCCGACACCGGCCTGCTCGATCTCGGCACGGGGCGGTACTTCACGGCCCGCCTTCCCAACCCCGGCGACGTTCAGGGCGCGCGCGGGGTTCTCGCCGTGGCGCCGGGCCCGGGAGACGGGATCGTGGTGCTGGTCCCCGTCGGGAACTCGCTCCTGGTGGTGGGCGCCGACTCCGTCGGCACCGCACGGTTCCAGGGCGGGGACACGTCCGACGGGGAGTACGCCCTGGCCCCGGACCGGGGGACGATCGCGCGCCTGACGCGCGACTCCCTCCAGGTACTGGACGCCGCCCGGACACACCACCGGTCCGTGGCCCTGACGTCGGACAAGGACGGCACTCGGGTCAGCTGGACCGCCGACGGCCGGTGGATCGTGGTCTGGCAGCGCGACGACGGCCTCTTCCGTGCCTACTGGACCGCGGATCTCGGCCGGAGCGTGGATCTGCCACGGCTCCTCAAGAAGGACGTCGTCGTCGACAGCCTCGTCGGCCTCCAGGGATCGGAGGTCGCGCTCCTCGGGTCGGACGGTACGGTGGCCCGCCTGGACGCGGCGACCGGAGAGGTCCTCACCCCCGCCTTCTCCGCCCAGGAGGACCCCGAAGACGCCGACCGCATGAGGGACATGTGGGGGGAGGGCCGGATCGTACCCAGACCGGGGCATCCGGGCCAGGTCGCCGTCGTCAGCCGGGCGGGCACCACGAACGGGGAGATCGGCCTGTGGGACCTGCGCACGCAGAAGCGCTTCGCCGCGCCGCTGCACGGCCTGGCGGTCGGCACGACGAGCACGACAATGCACTGGCACGGGGACACGATGGTCTTCAGCGCCGACGGGACCCGGCTGGCCGTGCTGCAGGGCGACGGCCGGGTTCCTGTCTGGGACGTCGATGCCGGCAGGCAGCTGCCCGGCTCCGTCACGGTGCCCACCCTGACCAACCTGGTCGGCTTCGGGCCGGACGGCACCCTTTTGACCTGGAACGCCAAGACCCTCACCGTCCACGACCCAGAGCGGGGAACCGCCGTCACCGTCGAGGTGAAGCAGGCCTACGGCATAGAGGTCAACACGGCGACGGCCGCGGTCACGGCGGACGGCCGGCTGCTGCTCGAGGACGGGGAGCGGGCCCGCGTGCTGGACCTGCGGCCCGACGTCCAGTTCCGGGCGCTGTGCGCCGCCGCGGCACGCGACTACACCCAGGCCGAGCGGAAGCTGCTCCCGGACGGCACCCCCTCACACGCACCCTGCACCTGACTCGGGCATGCCACGATTCTGTAACCGGTCACCCGAACGGCGGGCCCGTCCACCGGTCCCGCCCGCACCATTCCTTCATGACCAGTACCGAGGACATCAGCGAGACCATCGGCCTGGAGGACGCGTCCACCGTCCGTTTCCTCCTTTCGGGGCCCGCCACGGCGGCTCCGACGCCCGGTGAGGGCCTCGGCCCCGTCGTCCCCGTCGGAAGACGGGCCGACGCGGTCGCCGCCTTCGCCACCGACGCGTTGCGCTCCACCCTGAAGCCGCTGGGGGCCCTCGTCCGCGAGGTCCACTCCGCCATGACCTCGGTGCCCGTGCCCCCCACCGAAGTCACCGTCACCTTCGGCCTCCAGCTCACCCAGGACCTCCAACTGGGCATCGTCAACGGCAACAACCAGGCACACCTGACCGTCACGGCCAGCTGGACGCCGCCGGCGGCCGGCTGACCGTCCGCGAGGCGCACACGCCCGCCCGCCCGGCCGGCCGGGGCAGGCGGTCGGCGGCTCGGGCGCCCCGGGCCGCCATGACGGCGGCCAGGTCGCCCCTCCGGACCGCGCCCGCCGAGGCTTGGGGGCCGGCGGATACGCAGGGCCCGCCCGATCCGACGATCGGGCGGGGCCTCGCTCGTACGAGCCCTCAGATGAATCACGAAATCCCGCCGTAACGTCCAGGACCACGAACGCCGCCCGCGCAACTCCGAAGCCCATCTGACCTGGGCACACAACACACTCAGGCCCCGGCATTCGGTGTGCAAGGGGCCCCGCGCTGCATGGTCGAAGAACTAGCCTGTAGCGAAGAGTTGAGCCGGAGCGGTGAGACACCGCCGACGTCTGCACCGCCCCCGGCACGCTGCCGGTCCAGAATCGTCGTCTGGGCACTCAGACCGTCAGTCACTCAGACGGCGTGCCCGCGGACCACACGCCGAGCCACTGCTCGGCGCCGTAGTCCTCGAACCGCTCCACCTCGGTGAACCCCAGCTTCGCCGCGACCCGTATCGAGGCCTCGTTGGCGGTCTGGGTGGAGAGCACCACCGGCTCGCCGGTATGCGCGTCGGTGAACCAGTCAAGCGCAGCCGCGCATGCCTCGGTGGCGTACCCGTGTCCCCACGCCTGCGGCAGGAACATGTAGCCGAGCTCTGGCTCCCCGCCTTCCGGACGGATGTGACCCTTGCGCTCCGGGTCGCGCCGATCGAGCGTGACCATGCCGATCGTTGCTCCGTCAAGCTCGACCACGAAGAAGCCGAAGCGCTGCCCGGGCACCTCTGGCATTGCGCGCTCAACCTCGTCACGCGGCCGAGCGCCACCGACATAGGTGCCCACTTCTGGTGAGGCAGCCAGGTCGATCAGCGGCGCACGGTCCCGGGCCTCAGACTTGCGGAGCACGAGCCGCGCGGTCTTGATCGGGGCGGGTGGCCAGGCGACGGGGTGCACTGCGATCCCCTCCGACGTGGAACGGCTCCTGACTCTCTCGGCCACACAGCTCAACCTCGTATGACCATGCGAGGGGGCGACGACTTCTGACGTCACCGCACACCGAGACGCGATCCCACAGGATGCCGGTTGCGCGGGCGCTGGAGGCTGCGGCGGAGCTGGGGCTGGAGTACACCGAGCAGGTGCAGCAGGCTGGACAGGCGGCCTGGGATCAAGATCCGCGCACATCAGGGCGGCGCCGGGTGAACTTGATGGCTGTCTTCGATCACACGGCGCTCGTTTCCCTCTACCAGGCCGACCCGTTCTTCACCGGCCTGTACAACGAGTCCTGCCGGGGAACCGGGCGGGTCCGGCCCCGTCCGTCCTGGCCGCCGAGCGCACTGTGCCTGGTGCCGGCTCCCATGCCGCGCGCCTGCGGTTCGCCGAGACCGTGCCCTTTATCACGACCCACGCCCTGGACGCCGGCTCCTGGCTGACCACCGAATGGACGGTGACGCATCCGGCAGCCATCGCCTGGCAGGGGGCGAAAACCGGGGAGCTGGTGACCGTGCGCTCGCTGACGCCGAGGCGTACGAAGGCACCGGAGTCTACCCGCTCAACCCGAGCTAGTGCTGTGACCGCATAGGTTCGCCGGGTTGCGGTTGGCGCTCGTGGTGGCTGGGCCGGTTGGATGTCGGGAGACGTTCAACGCAGTGTCGGGAGGCGTGGTGGCAGAGCCGGTCAAGGTCCGCAGACTGACCGATCAGGAGGGCCAGCAGTTACGGCGGATCGTGCGGCGGGGCAGTACCAGCTCGGTGCGCTACCGGCGGGCGATGATGTTGCTGGCCTCTGCTGGCGGCAACCGGGTGCCGGTCATCGCCCGGCTGGTGCAGGCCGACGAGGACACTGTGCGGGACGTGATCCACCGTTTCAACGAGATCGGCTTGGCCTGTCTGGACCCTCGCTGGGCGGGAGGCCGTCTCCGCCTGCTCTGTCCTGACGACGAGGACTTCGTCATCAAGACGGCCACCACTCGCCCGGCCAAGCTCGGCCAGCCCTTCACCCGCTGGTCGATCCGCAAACTGCTCGCCTACCTCCGTCGAGTTCATGGCCGGGTGATCTGCATCGGGCGCGAGGCCCTGCGCTGCCTGCTCGCCCGACGCGGCGTCACCTTCCAGCGCACCAGGACATGGAAGGAGTCCACCGACCCCGAGCGGGACGCCAAGCTCGACCGGATCGAGCATGTCCTGGAACGCTTCCCCGACCGGACGTTCGCGTTCGACGAGTTCGGCCCGCTCGGCATCCGTCCCACCGGCGGCAGCTGCTGGGCCGAACAGAGCCGCCCCGACCGCCTGCC
This window encodes:
- a CDS encoding trypsin-like peptidase domain-containing protein, whose translation is MAAVRGSGVLDASQVRIRGADGEVVGAGFLVAPDLVCTCAHVIGQARGPAHVGDPATGPVVLDFPLVEGRPAARAGVVSWRHAGQDVALLRLDAPVAGTRPAPLVDGTSVWGHTFRALGYPYGADQGIWASGVLRAGQGSGWVQMEVRGSGPTIVGGFSGSPVWDDTQDGVVGMTVAAHQGDRTAYLLPSADLVDGRTLRPRCPFQGLAPFAEDGAEFFHGRDDDTRRVFRAVSRRPVTLVVGPSGCGKSSLVRAGVLPKARGAGMDVSAVRAVPGVPAAAVLARALTDLLDPAPGEVERLARTEKLARLLEAGRDVPAELRSRLLARPGAAPAGHLLFVDQLEEYAVGAPEDARELFRLLAALAGREGATLLRVVATGRLGSLEALVTPETSELAGEAVEFLAPLAGEALERAVTAPVDAEPGLWFEPGLPQRIVADAADAPGRMTLVQFALTQLWERRSRSMLTHAVYDELGGVAGALVGYADESLESLTDRERRSARRLLVQLARPEGDGFVRRPTRIGDLPPELVPVARELATGKLVVLSPAPDGSGEIVDLAHEALTRLWLQLNRWLTDTREFRTWQEQLRTDLRRWEAHGREAARLLGGTELAEAQRRLADHPDDTTAEETDYVRLSTRAARRGARIRRAAVATLAALTCLAAIFALLAWQGLRRTEDQLRVQAAGLLALAADDMPGREPATALQLALAARSTKRTTKTAEALLRQYVRQPDLLHSYPSVWEGNVSGMDATPDGRTLVVAARPLGGGDRYVFTLVTGALDGRIRTRRLGGEVQARYESAISPDGRLFAVSSPDAIRLWRLDSPDHPETLPLPVRELPDGAGSSVDFSSDGTRLLRTLTDHTMECYNGTRPCVAAFADAWEVPSGRRLTVAADLLPRTRVGEVAFTGDADTVVMGISDPKAPQQLTVKDLASGRTLYTAGPSPDAADGTFELKAGGELAFWTEGGRAYSRPLGRTPGAVTELPSLASQQRGTEASGVYEQYGPGLGYEESTPGGYADTGLLDLGTGRYFTARLPNPGDVQGARGVLAVAPGPGDGIVVLVPVGNSLLVVGADSVGTARFQGGDTSDGEYALAPDRGTIARLTRDSLQVLDAARTHHRSVALTSDKDGTRVSWTADGRWIVVWQRDDGLFRAYWTADLGRSVDLPRLLKKDVVVDSLVGLQGSEVALLGSDGTVARLDAATGEVLTPAFSAQEDPEDADRMRDMWGEGRIVPRPGHPGQVAVVSRAGTTNGEIGLWDLRTQKRFAAPLHGLAVGTTSTTMHWHGDTMVFSADGTRLAVLQGDGRVPVWDVDAGRQLPGSVTVPTLTNLVGFGPDGTLLTWNAKTLTVHDPERGTAVTVEVKQAYGIEVNTATAAVTADGRLLLEDGERARVLDLRPDVQFRALCAAAARDYTQAERKLLPDGTPSHAPCT
- a CDS encoding CU044_2847 family protein, with translation MTSTEDISETIGLEDASTVRFLLSGPATAAPTPGEGLGPVVPVGRRADAVAAFATDALRSTLKPLGALVREVHSAMTSVPVPPTEVTVTFGLQLTQDLQLGIVNGNNQAHLTVTASWTPPAAG
- a CDS encoding IS630 family transposase — translated: MAEPVKVRRLTDQEGQQLRRIVRRGSTSSVRYRRAMMLLASAGGNRVPVIARLVQADEDTVRDVIHRFNEIGLACLDPRWAGGRLRLLCPDDEDFVIKTATTRPAKLGQPFTRWSIRKLLAYLRRVHGRVICIGREALRCLLARRGVTFQRTRTWKESTDPERDAKLDRIEHVLERFPDRTFAFDEFGPLGIRPTGGSCWAEQSRPDRLPATYHRTHGVTYFHGCYSVGDDTLWGVNRRRKGAANSLAALRSIREARPDGAPIYVILDNLSAHKGAKIRQWARRNNVELCFTPTNASWANPIEAHFGPLRQFTLANSHHPNHTVQTRALHGYLPWRNANARQPDVLAAKRRESARIRSEKGIRWGGRPLQAAA
- a CDS encoding GNAT family N-acetyltransferase, which gives rise to MHPVAWPPAPIKTARLVLRKSEARDRAPLIDLAASPEVGTYVGGARPRDEVERAMPEVPGQRFGFFVVELDGATIGMVTLDRRDPERKGHIRPEGGEPELGYMFLPQAWGHGYATEACAAALDWFTDAHTGEPVVLSTQTANEASIRVAAKLGFTEVERFEDYGAEQWLGVWSAGTPSE